A region of the Desulfobacter postgatei 2ac9 genome:
CAGCGTTTCTGCTTTTGCTGCAAGGTTTTTGATATTCATGGTAATCTCGTGGCGGGCGACGGCTTTTTGACGATCCGGGTTTAATCTTCCTGTATTATGTTTTTTATACGGTGGATTTGACAGGATAAGGTCGAAAGGTCCGTTTGTGGATTCAGGATTGATATTCTTAATATCCTCGTTAATAATCGACACCGTCTGTTCAAGTTCATTATTGATGATGTTTTTTATTGCAATTTCAGCAAGTGTCGTTTGAATTTCAACGCCGGTAATATAGGATTGAGGAAAACAATATCCCAGGATAACCGGAATAATACCGCAGCCGCATCCTATATCAAGGATGCGATCACCGGAACAGACCGGTGGCATCTGGCTGCATAACACAAAGGGGTCCATGCTGTAACGGTAGCCCTTTGCGGGCTGCAAAACAGATATTTTCCCCCCAAAAAGCCGATCAGTAGTGTATTTCTCCAATTTTAAACCGTAGATGTGTGATTAAGGCCGTGTTCAGTCGTGCATTCAAGTTCGCAATCATCTCTTTTTCAAGGAATTTGAGTTGGTGTATCCATACCGAGCTTGATACTATTACCTGTAATTGACCGTTCTTAAATGTATCAGGTTTGGCATTCTGCGCAATGGAGGTTCCTAATGATAGATCCCATATTTTCCATATCTGCGTGATTTCCGTTTCCTGGGGTGGTTTGTATTTTGACAAAGCCTTCGACAATATGTCGCTGATATGAGTCAGATGGCTTGTACCTGTTTTTTT
Encoded here:
- a CDS encoding DUF721 domain-containing protein, whose amino-acid sequence is MNKKTGTSHLTHISDILSKALSKYKPPQETEITQIWKIWDLSLGTSIAQNAKPDTFKNGQLQVIVSSSVWIHQLKFLEKEMIANLNARLNTALITHLRFKIGEIHY
- a CDS encoding tRNA1(Val) (adenine(37)-N6)-methyltransferase is translated as MQPAKGYRYSMDPFVLCSQMPPVCSGDRILDIGCGCGIIPVILGYCFPQSYITGVEIQTTLAEIAIKNIINNELEQTVSIINEDIKNINPESTNGPFDLILSNPPYKKHNTGRLNPDRQKAVARHEITMNIKNLAAKAETLLGHNGRFMIIFPSERLTDIHQAIQATSIYPEWIRYIHTGQKKTPKRVIFSGRKNITDSERVLPPIYLSSNNIMDMNILSKRINP